The following proteins are co-located in the Labrys monachus genome:
- a CDS encoding ABC transporter substrate-binding protein, whose translation MKTAKTLLALAGALACSVASAWAADTLTIATVNNGDMVRMQKLTDDFTKANPDVTLNWVTLEENALREKVTTDIATKAGQFDVLTIGTYEVPIWAKKGWLVSLDKLGADYDVDDLLTPIRAGLSYEDKLYAAPFYGESSMVMYRKDLFAKAGLTMPESPTWDFVADAARKIADKATGTYGICLRGKAGWGENMAFITAMSNSFGARWFDEKWHPQFDQPEWKNTLSFYVKLLKDAGPPGASSNGFNENLTLFNSGKCGMWIDATVAASFVSDPKQSKVSDQVGFALAPNNGLGKNANWLWAWSLAIPKSSKHIEAAEKFIAWATGKHYIDLVASKEGWANVPPGTRKSLYANPEYQKAAPFAKLTLDSIMSADPTHPTVKPVPYVGVQFVAIPEFQGIGTTVGQQFSAALAGSTTVDAALASAQNSTTRTMTKAGYIK comes from the coding sequence GTGAAGACTGCGAAAACCTTACTCGCTCTGGCCGGCGCGCTCGCATGCAGCGTCGCCTCCGCCTGGGCGGCCGATACGCTGACGATCGCCACCGTCAACAATGGCGACATGGTCCGCATGCAGAAGCTGACGGACGACTTTACGAAAGCCAATCCGGACGTCACGCTGAACTGGGTGACGCTGGAGGAGAACGCGCTGCGCGAGAAGGTGACGACCGACATCGCCACCAAGGCCGGCCAGTTCGACGTCCTCACCATCGGCACCTATGAAGTGCCGATCTGGGCCAAGAAGGGCTGGCTGGTCTCGCTCGACAAGCTCGGCGCCGACTACGACGTCGACGACCTCCTCACCCCGATTCGCGCCGGGCTCAGCTACGAGGACAAGCTCTACGCCGCGCCTTTCTACGGCGAATCCTCGATGGTGATGTATCGCAAGGACCTGTTCGCCAAGGCCGGCCTCACCATGCCGGAAAGCCCGACCTGGGATTTCGTCGCCGACGCGGCGCGCAAGATCGCCGACAAGGCCACCGGCACCTACGGCATCTGCCTGCGCGGCAAGGCGGGCTGGGGTGAGAACATGGCCTTCATCACCGCGATGTCGAATTCGTTCGGCGCCCGCTGGTTCGATGAGAAGTGGCATCCCCAATTCGACCAGCCGGAATGGAAGAACACGCTCAGCTTCTACGTCAAGCTGCTGAAGGATGCCGGCCCGCCCGGCGCCTCGTCCAACGGCTTCAACGAGAACCTGACGCTGTTCAATTCCGGCAAATGCGGCATGTGGATCGACGCCACCGTCGCCGCTTCCTTCGTCAGCGATCCCAAGCAGTCCAAGGTCTCCGACCAGGTCGGCTTCGCGCTGGCGCCGAACAACGGCCTCGGCAAGAACGCCAACTGGCTGTGGGCCTGGTCGCTCGCCATCCCGAAGAGCTCCAAGCACATCGAGGCGGCCGAGAAGTTCATCGCCTGGGCGACGGGCAAGCACTACATCGACCTGGTGGCCTCGAAGGAAGGCTGGGCGAACGTGCCCCCCGGCACGCGCAAGTCGCTCTACGCCAACCCCGAATACCAGAAGGCAGCTCCCTTCGCGAAGCTGACGCTGGATTCGATCATGTCCGCCGATCCGACCCATCCGACCGTCAAGCCCGTGCCCTATGTCGGCGTGCAGTTCGTCGCCATTCCCGAGTTCCAGGGCATCGGCACCACGGTCGGCCAGCAGTTCTCGGCGGCCCTCGCCGGCAGCACCACCGTGGATGCCGCCCTCGCCTCCGCCCAGAACAGTACGACGCGCACCATGACGAAGGCCGGCTACATCAAGTAG
- a CDS encoding sugar-binding transcriptional regulator, whose protein sequence is MSGDVGELQGRKLDLATRAAWLYYIDGATQDEIATQFDVSRQSVQRLIALAVSERVIEFRIQGPVAECTALAQNLRGRFGLSICEVVPNGLHDPLAAVGLAAAQVLEAQFGQRGSGVFGFSTGRTLLRMAREISARSRPDLKMVSIVGNAARDGCVSPYEIAMRLADKLGAKCYPLQMPVVAGTVEHCRTLQQQPVHRRIRELVETARAIYVGVSDVNWGSPLQQDGFVEESEMRYLVENGAIGEIAAWPFDRDGRIQSNDYTNRLPGFRPDDLARIVPVVGVAAGPRKVAPLRAALKGDLLSGLITDEHTALALLDQN, encoded by the coding sequence ATGAGCGGCGATGTCGGCGAACTCCAGGGCCGCAAGCTGGACCTCGCGACGCGTGCAGCCTGGCTCTATTACATCGATGGCGCCACGCAGGACGAGATCGCCACCCAGTTCGACGTCTCCCGCCAGAGTGTCCAGCGCCTGATCGCGCTCGCGGTGTCGGAACGGGTGATCGAGTTCCGCATCCAGGGCCCCGTCGCCGAATGCACCGCGCTGGCGCAGAATCTGCGGGGCCGTTTCGGCCTGTCGATCTGCGAGGTCGTGCCGAACGGGCTGCACGACCCGCTGGCGGCGGTCGGGCTGGCGGCGGCGCAGGTCCTTGAAGCCCAGTTCGGCCAGCGCGGTTCGGGCGTCTTCGGGTTTTCCACCGGACGCACCCTGCTGCGCATGGCGCGCGAGATTTCCGCCCGCTCTCGTCCGGACCTCAAGATGGTATCGATCGTCGGCAATGCGGCCCGGGACGGCTGCGTCAGCCCCTATGAGATCGCCATGCGCCTCGCCGACAAGCTGGGGGCCAAATGCTATCCGCTGCAGATGCCGGTCGTCGCCGGCACGGTGGAGCATTGCCGCACCCTGCAGCAGCAGCCGGTGCACCGCAGGATCCGCGAGCTGGTGGAAACCGCGCGGGCGATCTATGTCGGCGTCAGCGACGTCAATTGGGGCTCGCCGCTGCAGCAGGACGGTTTCGTCGAGGAATCCGAGATGCGCTACCTCGTCGAGAACGGCGCCATCGGCGAAATCGCGGCCTGGCCCTTCGACCGGGACGGCAGGATCCAGTCCAACGACTACACCAACCGCCTTCCGGGCTTCCGTCCGGACGACCTCGCGCGCATCGTCCCCGTGGTCGGCGTGGCCGCCGGCCCGCGCAAGGTCGCTCCGCTGCGGGCGGCACTGAAGGGCGACCTCCTTTCCGGCCTGATCACCGACGAGCATACCGCGCTCGCTCTCCTCGACCAGAACTGA
- a CDS encoding MarR family winged helix-turn-helix transcriptional regulator: MADPEESAAYILDDQIGFVLRQAYQRHAALFAEHLGESLTPTQWAVLAKLAELGCCSQNMLGRLTAMDVATVKGVVERLIKRGFVETRPDPDDRRRLALSLSPGGRALYERLAAVALEISRLTLSPLDEAERKILLSLLARLR; this comes from the coding sequence GTGGCTGATCCAGAGGAGAGCGCGGCCTATATCCTCGACGATCAGATCGGCTTCGTGCTGAGGCAGGCCTATCAGCGCCATGCCGCCCTGTTCGCCGAGCATCTCGGCGAATCCCTTACGCCCACGCAATGGGCCGTCCTGGCCAAGCTCGCCGAACTCGGCTGCTGTTCGCAGAACATGCTTGGCCGCCTCACCGCCATGGACGTCGCCACGGTGAAGGGCGTGGTCGAGCGCCTCATCAAGCGTGGCTTCGTCGAGACCAGGCCCGATCCGGACGACCGCCGCCGCCTCGCCCTCTCGCTGTCGCCGGGCGGCCGCGCGCTCTATGAACGTCTCGCCGCCGTCGCCCTGGAGATCTCCCGGCTGACTCTCTCCCCTCTCGACGAGGCCGAGCGGAAGATCCTGCTGTCGCTGCTCGCGCGGTTGCGCTGA
- a CDS encoding ferredoxin--NADP reductase — MSNFNEERVLSVHHWTDKLFSFTTTRDPGFRFENGQFTMIGLPVNGRPLLRAYSLVSANHEDTLEFFSIKVQDGPLTSRLQHLKEGDAIIVGRKATGTLLLDNLKPGRHLYLIGTGTGLAPFLSLIKDPETYGRFEKIVLIHGCRQVQELAYGERITHELPAHEFLGESVREQLIYYPTVTREAFRNTGRITDLIKSEKLFEDIGLPPLDVEQDRVMICGSPEMLRDLKALLEERGAVEGNHGEPGHFVIEKAFVDR; from the coding sequence ATGAGCAATTTCAACGAGGAGCGCGTCCTCAGCGTCCATCACTGGACCGACAAGCTGTTCAGTTTCACCACGACGCGCGATCCCGGCTTCCGTTTCGAGAACGGGCAGTTCACCATGATCGGCCTGCCGGTCAACGGCCGGCCGCTGCTGCGCGCCTACAGTCTCGTCAGCGCCAATCACGAGGACACGCTCGAATTCTTCTCGATCAAGGTGCAGGACGGCCCGCTCACCTCGCGCCTCCAGCATCTGAAGGAAGGCGACGCCATCATCGTTGGCCGCAAGGCGACGGGAACGCTGCTGCTCGACAACCTCAAGCCCGGCCGCCACCTCTATCTCATCGGCACCGGCACCGGCCTCGCCCCCTTCCTGAGCCTGATCAAGGATCCCGAGACCTATGGCCGCTTCGAGAAGATCGTGCTGATCCATGGCTGCCGCCAGGTGCAGGAACTCGCCTATGGCGAGCGCATCACCCATGAATTGCCGGCCCATGAATTCCTCGGCGAAAGCGTGCGCGAGCAGCTGATCTATTACCCGACGGTGACGCGCGAGGCCTTCCGCAACACCGGGCGCATCACCGACCTCATCAAGTCGGAGAAGCTGTTCGAGGATATCGGCCTGCCGCCGCTCGACGTCGAGCAGGACCGCGTGATGATCTGCGGCAGCCCGGAGATGCTGCGCGACCTGAAGGCCCTGCTCGAGGAGCGGGGTGCCGTCGAGGGCAATCACGGCGAGCCCGGCCATTTCGTCATCGAAAAAGCGTTCGTCGACAGGTAG
- a CDS encoding mucoidy inhibitor MuiA family protein has protein sequence MGLANRLAVTALLLLGTTPVFAADLDVRSAIDAVAVYPDGATVSRVIDFSAPPGETTLVARDLPPGIDASSLRVDAGEADGVAIAGIDASTATIDVPQPDASAGKALVDLHDRRDAVAATIAALTAKQALIERFARTSGFPTGKDGGDAASLRATWNAVGDDLTGVNEAIRQAKVTLRGVDEQIADLERRRDGRPQGRQGTALRIALSSDRPARGRLHVSYLVAQAGWTPLYDARLDTGRNALEVIRRARVTQSTGEDWRDVTLTISTAHASTGASVPKLDSRIVAFAPDILADAVVPAPRAEARKSEAASAPIAPSLAARPAPPPVPGRETEARTDIAGFQSTWTLPGRTSIQSGPSTRSLRLASFTVSPEVVARAAPALQEAAYIEAAFDLADDTPLFPGSVSIYRDGLYAGQADMPFATSGQPVRLGFGVDDRIKIDRVVTRKLESDSGNAHPTSSDRRDYKVTLRNGRPTPIRISVEEALPVSENSAIRIELSPQMTPPTVKNADDRRGVAVWTYDLAPGEVKDIRFGYRVTWPWGESITLD, from the coding sequence ATGGGTCTCGCCAATCGCCTCGCCGTCACCGCGCTTCTGCTGCTCGGCACCACCCCGGTCTTTGCGGCCGATCTCGACGTGAGATCGGCGATCGATGCAGTGGCTGTCTATCCCGACGGCGCCACGGTGAGCCGCGTCATCGATTTTTCCGCGCCGCCCGGCGAGACGACCCTGGTCGCCCGCGACCTTCCGCCCGGCATCGACGCAAGCTCTCTGCGCGTCGATGCCGGAGAGGCCGATGGCGTCGCGATTGCCGGCATCGATGCTTCCACGGCGACGATCGACGTGCCGCAGCCCGATGCGAGCGCGGGCAAGGCGCTGGTCGACCTGCATGACAGGCGCGACGCCGTCGCCGCGACGATCGCCGCGCTGACCGCCAAGCAGGCGCTGATCGAACGCTTCGCCCGCACCTCCGGCTTTCCGACCGGCAAGGACGGCGGCGACGCCGCCTCGCTGCGGGCGACGTGGAACGCCGTCGGCGACGACCTTACGGGCGTCAACGAAGCGATCCGCCAGGCCAAGGTGACGCTGCGCGGCGTGGACGAGCAGATCGCCGACCTCGAGAGACGGCGCGACGGCCGCCCGCAGGGCAGGCAGGGAACCGCGCTGCGTATCGCCCTTTCGTCGGACCGGCCGGCGAGAGGCAGGCTGCACGTCTCCTACCTCGTCGCCCAAGCCGGCTGGACGCCCCTCTATGACGCGCGGCTCGACACGGGCCGGAACGCGCTCGAAGTCATCCGCCGCGCCAGGGTCACCCAATCGACCGGCGAGGATTGGCGGGACGTCACCCTGACGATCTCGACGGCCCATGCCTCCACGGGCGCGAGCGTGCCGAAGCTGGACAGCAGGATCGTCGCTTTCGCGCCGGACATCCTGGCGGACGCCGTCGTCCCGGCGCCCCGCGCCGAGGCGCGCAAGAGCGAAGCGGCAAGCGCGCCGATCGCGCCGAGCCTGGCTGCCAGACCCGCGCCTCCGCCGGTGCCCGGCCGCGAAACGGAGGCCAGGACCGACATCGCCGGCTTCCAGAGCACATGGACGCTCCCGGGGCGGACATCGATCCAGTCCGGCCCCTCGACCCGGTCGCTGCGCCTCGCATCCTTCACCGTCAGTCCCGAGGTCGTGGCACGGGCCGCCCCGGCCCTGCAGGAAGCTGCCTATATCGAAGCGGCCTTCGACTTGGCGGACGACACGCCGCTCTTTCCCGGCAGCGTCTCCATCTACCGCGACGGGCTCTATGCCGGCCAGGCCGACATGCCCTTCGCCACAAGCGGCCAGCCGGTGCGGCTCGGCTTCGGCGTCGACGACCGCATCAAGATCGACCGCGTCGTGACGCGCAAGCTGGAATCGGACAGCGGCAACGCCCATCCGACCAGCTCGGACCGGCGCGACTACAAGGTCACGCTGCGCAACGGCCGTCCGACCCCGATCCGGATCTCCGTGGAGGAGGCCCTGCCCGTCAGCGAGAACAGCGCCATCCGCATCGAGCTTTCGCCGCAGATGACGCCGCCGACGGTGAAGAACGCCGACGACCGCCGCGGCGTGGCGGTATGGACCTATGATCTCGCTCCCGGCGAGGTCAAGGACATCAGGTTCGGCTACAGGGTGACCTGGCCCTGGGGCGAATCGATCACGCTGGACTGA
- a CDS encoding type 1 glutamine amidotransferase — MRLLVVEGNVRAARERHRATYGLTPSESYAAVLKSLAPEAICDIALPADEGANLPERTGLEGYDGVVLTGSGLNIWKAEPETMRQVELAREVYRSGTPFFGSCWGLQVATVAAGGSVRANPRGREVGIARDIALTPEGRDHPLYRGKAPVFTSPCVHGDEVETLPEGAIVLAANPVSDVQAVEIPYEGGRFWGIQYHPEFSLNELSVIMRRYKPTLLAEGFFRDAGTADQWLADLEALVADPRRKDISWRYGIGPDILDARIRLKEIENFIALRVRPVQSERGRA, encoded by the coding sequence ATGCGTCTCCTCGTCGTCGAAGGCAATGTCCGTGCTGCGCGTGAACGGCACAGGGCCACCTATGGCCTCACGCCTTCCGAATCCTACGCCGCCGTCCTCAAGAGCCTCGCGCCCGAGGCGATCTGCGACATCGCCCTGCCCGCGGACGAGGGCGCCAACCTGCCGGAAAGGACGGGCCTGGAGGGCTATGACGGCGTGGTGCTGACCGGCTCCGGCCTGAACATCTGGAAAGCGGAGCCGGAGACGATGCGGCAGGTCGAGCTGGCCCGCGAAGTCTATCGCTCGGGCACGCCCTTCTTCGGCTCCTGCTGGGGCTTGCAGGTGGCCACGGTCGCGGCCGGCGGCTCGGTCCGCGCCAATCCGCGCGGGCGCGAGGTCGGCATCGCGCGCGACATCGCCCTGACGCCGGAAGGACGCGATCATCCGCTCTATCGCGGCAAGGCGCCGGTGTTCACCAGCCCCTGCGTGCATGGCGACGAAGTCGAGACGCTGCCGGAGGGGGCCATCGTCCTCGCCGCCAACCCGGTCAGCGACGTGCAGGCCGTCGAGATCCCCTATGAGGGCGGGCGGTTCTGGGGCATCCAGTATCACCCGGAATTTTCGCTGAACGAATTGTCGGTGATCATGCGCCGCTACAAGCCGACATTGCTGGCCGAAGGTTTCTTCCGTGACGCGGGCACCGCCGACCAGTGGCTGGCGGACCTCGAGGCGCTGGTGGCCGACCCGCGCCGCAAGGATATTTCATGGCGCTACGGCATCGGGCCGGACATTCTCGACGCCAGGATCCGGCTCAAGGAAATCGAGAACTTCATCGCCCTGCGCGTCAGGCCGGTGCAGTCGGAGCGCGGCCGGGCGTAA
- a CDS encoding IS5 family transposase, giving the protein MRGADVRTESLFSYVSCEARVPADHPLRAIRAIVDEALEALSPEFDKLYSRHGRPSIPPEKLLRALLLQAFFTIRSERQLMEQMDYNLMFRWFAGLSMDAPIWDVTVFTKNRERLQEGDIAAKFLAAVLSQPRVTALLSEDHFSVDGTLIEAWASIKGFKPKADRADSPDKDDDGGSGSVPPASGAAPEGKPAGGRNAERDFHGEKRSNRTHASTSDPDARLYKKGRGAAARLCHMGHFLMENRHGLIVDTELTLATGTAEREAALSMLRRRNARHRITVAADKAYDVAGFVADLRSIKVTPHVAQNTTNRRSAIDGRTTRHAGYALSQRIRKRIEEGFGWIKTCGGLSKTRHRGTERVGWSFTLTAAACNLIRLPKLIEIKG; this is encoded by the coding sequence ATGCGCGGAGCGGATGTTCGGACGGAGAGTCTGTTCTCGTATGTGAGCTGCGAAGCTCGGGTTCCTGCGGATCATCCGCTGCGTGCGATCCGTGCGATTGTCGACGAGGCGCTGGAGGCGCTGTCGCCGGAGTTCGACAAGCTGTATTCGCGGCATGGGCGTCCTTCGATCCCGCCGGAGAAGCTGCTGCGTGCGCTGTTGCTGCAGGCCTTCTTCACGATCCGCTCGGAGCGGCAACTGATGGAACAGATGGATTACAATCTGATGTTCCGCTGGTTTGCCGGGCTGTCGATGGATGCGCCGATCTGGGATGTGACGGTGTTCACCAAGAACCGCGAGCGCCTGCAGGAAGGCGATATCGCCGCCAAGTTCCTGGCTGCGGTGCTGTCCCAGCCGCGGGTGACGGCGTTGCTGTCGGAGGATCATTTTTCGGTGGACGGCACCCTGATCGAGGCCTGGGCGAGCATCAAGGGCTTCAAACCCAAGGCCGATAGGGCCGACAGCCCGGACAAGGACGATGATGGCGGTTCGGGCAGCGTCCCGCCGGCTTCCGGTGCGGCTCCGGAAGGCAAGCCCGCCGGCGGACGGAACGCCGAGCGCGATTTCCATGGCGAGAAGCGCAGCAACCGGACCCATGCCTCGACCAGCGATCCGGATGCCCGGCTCTACAAGAAGGGCCGCGGCGCCGCGGCCAGGCTGTGCCATATGGGGCACTTCCTCATGGAGAACCGCCACGGCCTGATCGTCGACACCGAACTGACGCTTGCGACCGGCACTGCCGAGCGGGAAGCGGCCCTGAGCATGCTCAGGCGCCGCAACGCCCGTCATCGCATCACGGTCGCTGCCGACAAGGCCTATGACGTGGCTGGCTTTGTGGCGGATCTGCGCAGTATCAAGGTCACCCCGCATGTGGCGCAGAACACCACCAACCGGCGTTCCGCCATTGACGGGCGCACCACCCGGCATGCCGGCTACGCTCTCAGCCAGCGCATCCGCAAGCGGATCGAGGAAGGGTTCGGCTGGATCAAGACCTGTGGCGGACTGAGCAAGACCCGCCATCGAGGCACTGAACGCGTCGGTTGGTCCTTCACGCTGACGGCGGCGGCCTGCAATCTGATCCGATTGCCCAAATTGATCGAAATCAAAGGATAA
- the serA gene encoding phosphoglycerate dehydrogenase: MPAPKVLISDALSPAAVQIFRDRGIEVDFQPSLGKDKEKLAEIIGKYDGLAIRSATKVTAAILAKATNLKVIGRAGIGVDNVDIPAATGRGVIVMNTPFGNSITTAEHAIAMMFALAREIPAADASTQAGKWEKNRFMGVEITGKVLGIIGCGNIGSIVADRAVGLKMRVIAYDPFLSPERALELGVEKVDLDDLLARAEIITLHTPMTPQTRNILSREALARTRKGVRIINCARGGLIDEEALAELLKSGHVAGAALDVFVEEPATANPLFGLPNVVCTPHLGASTTEAQENVALQVAEQMSDYLLRGAISNAVNFPSITAEEAPRLKPFISLAEKLGSFAGQLTETDIKTIRIIYEGEVAHMKIKALTSAAVAGLLRPMLADINIVAAPTVARERGIVIEETTREKTGDHDSLITLEVETGNLTRAVAGTIIAGTKPRIVQIKGINVEADLLPRMLYITNHDRPGFIGRIGTVLGENGINIAHMQFGRDFEGGNAIALVAIDQAVDDKLLKEINTIPNVVQVKALTF, from the coding sequence ATGCCCGCCCCCAAAGTCCTGATTTCAGACGCTCTTTCCCCCGCCGCCGTGCAGATCTTCAGGGATCGCGGCATCGAGGTCGACTTCCAGCCCAGTCTCGGCAAGGACAAGGAAAAGCTCGCCGAGATCATCGGCAAGTATGACGGCCTCGCCATCCGTTCGGCCACCAAGGTCACGGCGGCGATCCTCGCCAAGGCGACCAATCTCAAGGTGATCGGCCGCGCCGGCATCGGCGTCGACAATGTCGACATTCCCGCCGCCACCGGCCGCGGCGTCATCGTCATGAACACGCCCTTCGGCAATTCGATCACCACGGCCGAACACGCCATCGCCATGATGTTCGCCTTGGCCCGCGAAATTCCCGCCGCCGACGCCTCGACGCAGGCCGGCAAGTGGGAAAAGAACCGCTTCATGGGCGTCGAGATCACCGGCAAGGTGCTGGGCATCATCGGTTGCGGCAATATCGGCTCGATCGTCGCGGACCGCGCCGTCGGCCTCAAGATGCGCGTCATCGCCTACGATCCCTTCCTCAGCCCGGAGCGGGCGCTCGAGCTCGGCGTCGAGAAGGTCGACCTCGACGACCTGCTGGCCCGCGCCGAGATCATCACGCTGCACACGCCGATGACGCCGCAGACGCGCAACATCCTGTCGCGCGAAGCGCTCGCCAGGACGCGCAAGGGCGTGCGCATCATCAACTGCGCCCGCGGCGGCCTGATCGACGAGGAAGCGCTGGCCGAACTGCTCAAGAGCGGCCATGTCGCCGGCGCCGCACTCGACGTCTTCGTCGAGGAGCCGGCCACGGCCAACCCGCTGTTCGGCCTGCCCAACGTCGTGTGCACGCCGCATCTCGGCGCCTCCACCACCGAGGCACAGGAGAATGTCGCGCTGCAGGTCGCCGAGCAGATGTCGGACTATCTGTTGCGCGGCGCCATCTCCAACGCCGTCAACTTCCCCTCGATCACGGCCGAGGAAGCGCCCCGCCTGAAACCCTTCATCTCGCTCGCCGAGAAGCTCGGCTCCTTCGCCGGCCAGCTCACCGAGACCGACATCAAGACCATCCGCATCATCTATGAGGGCGAGGTTGCCCACATGAAGATCAAGGCGCTCACCAGCGCGGCCGTCGCCGGCCTGCTGCGCCCGATGCTGGCCGACATCAACATCGTGGCCGCCCCGACCGTGGCGCGCGAGCGCGGCATCGTCATCGAGGAGACCACCCGCGAGAAGACGGGCGACCATGATTCGCTGATCACGCTGGAAGTCGAGACCGGGAACCTGACGCGGGCGGTGGCCGGCACCATCATCGCCGGCACCAAGCCGCGCATCGTGCAGATCAAGGGCATCAATGTGGAGGCGGACCTGCTGCCGCGCATGCTCTACATCACCAACCACGACCGTCCCGGCTTCATCGGCCGCATCGGCACGGTGCTCGGCGAGAACGGCATCAACATCGCCCATATGCAGTTCGGCCGCGACTTCGAGGGCGGCAACGCCATCGCGCTGGTGGCGATCGACCAGGCGGTGGACGACAAGCTGCTGAAGGAGATCAACACCATCCCGAACGTCGTGCAGGTGAAGGCGCTGACGTTCTAG
- a CDS encoding phosphoserine transaminase: MTLPMPAAKPAVANFSSGPCAKRPGWTPEALKGAALGRSHRAKIGKTKLEQAIGLTREILGVPADYRIGIVPASDTGAVEMALWSLLGARGVDMLAWESFGAEWVTDVVKQLKLEDARVFKAGYGDLVDFSKVDAKTRDIVFTWNGTTSGVRVANADWIPADREGLAICDATSAAFAQRLDWDKLDVVTFSWQKVLGGEAAHGMLILSPRAVARLESYTPAWPLPKIFRLTKGGKLIEGIFKGETINTPSLLCVEDYLDALDWAKTVGGLDGLIARADANLAAIERFVAKTPWIEFLAKDEATRSNTSVCLKVVDPAVTALDADGQAAFAKALSSAIEAEKAGLDIASYRDAPPGLRIWCGATVQTSDVEALLPWLEWSFQRAKAALG; the protein is encoded by the coding sequence ATGACACTGCCAATGCCAGCGGCAAAGCCCGCTGTTGCAAACTTTTCGTCCGGCCCCTGCGCCAAGCGCCCAGGCTGGACCCCTGAAGCCCTCAAGGGTGCCGCCCTCGGCCGCTCCCACCGGGCAAAAATCGGCAAGACCAAGCTGGAACAGGCGATCGGGCTGACGCGCGAGATTCTCGGCGTGCCCGCCGACTACCGCATCGGCATCGTGCCGGCGTCCGACACCGGCGCGGTCGAAATGGCCCTGTGGTCCCTGCTCGGCGCCCGCGGCGTCGACATGCTGGCCTGGGAATCCTTCGGCGCCGAATGGGTCACCGACGTCGTCAAGCAGCTCAAGCTCGAAGATGCCCGCGTCTTCAAGGCGGGCTATGGCGATCTCGTCGACTTCAGCAAGGTCGATGCGAAGACGCGCGACATCGTCTTCACCTGGAACGGCACGACGTCAGGCGTTCGCGTCGCCAATGCCGACTGGATCCCGGCCGACCGCGAGGGCCTCGCCATCTGCGACGCCACCTCGGCGGCCTTCGCCCAGCGCCTCGACTGGGACAAGCTCGACGTCGTCACCTTCTCCTGGCAGAAGGTGCTGGGCGGCGAGGCCGCGCACGGCATGCTGATCCTGTCTCCCCGTGCCGTCGCCCGCCTGGAAAGCTACACCCCGGCCTGGCCGCTGCCCAAGATCTTCCGCCTCACCAAGGGCGGCAAGCTCATCGAGGGCATCTTCAAGGGCGAGACCATCAACACGCCGTCCCTCCTCTGCGTGGAGGACTATCTCGACGCGCTCGACTGGGCCAAGACCGTGGGCGGCCTCGACGGCCTGATCGCCCGGGCCGACGCCAATCTCGCCGCCATCGAGCGCTTCGTCGCGAAGACGCCGTGGATCGAATTCCTGGCCAAGGACGAGGCCACGCGCTCCAACACCTCGGTCTGCCTCAAGGTGGTCGACCCGGCGGTGACGGCGCTCGATGCCGACGGCCAGGCGGCGTTTGCCAAGGCCCTCTCCTCTGCCATCGAAGCGGAAAAGGCGGGGCTCGACATCGCCTCCTATCGCGATGCACCGCCAGGCCTGCGCATCTGGTGCGGCGCGACGGTCCAGACCTCCGACGTCGAAGCCCTGCTGCCCTGGCTCGAATGGTCGTTCCAGCGCGCCAAGGCCGCGCTCGGCTGA
- a CDS encoding carbohydrate ABC transporter permease: MILSRVLIYGALILWAFVSLFPIYWTLTTSMKSAVDVTQGHLLPWIDFQPDWKGWRSLGLSPDTIFETSTVRDEFVARFMNSVITSLGASLLAVVIGSLAAYGLSRFQYKFAWMRNRDISFFFLSQLILPPVVLALPFLVLYRELALLDTTIGLILLYTLSVLPIVIWIMRDQFDTIPIELDEAALVDGLSLWGAFWHIILPIALPGMVAAFILSLVLSWNEYFFAALLTSSDAKTLPVMVASQTGSQGINWWSMAALSTTAIAPLALIGIFLERYIVKGLTAGSVK; encoded by the coding sequence ATGATCCTCAGCCGGGTGCTGATCTACGGCGCCCTGATCCTGTGGGCCTTCGTCTCGCTGTTTCCAATCTACTGGACGCTGACGACCTCGATGAAGAGCGCCGTCGACGTCACCCAGGGCCATCTCCTGCCCTGGATCGACTTCCAGCCCGACTGGAAGGGCTGGCGCTCGCTCGGCCTGTCGCCCGACACGATCTTCGAGACATCGACGGTGCGCGACGAGTTCGTGGCGCGCTTCATGAACAGCGTCATCACCTCGCTCGGCGCCTCGCTGCTCGCCGTGGTGATCGGCTCCCTCGCCGCCTACGGCCTCAGCCGCTTCCAGTACAAGTTCGCCTGGATGCGCAACCGCGACATTTCGTTCTTCTTCCTGTCGCAGCTGATTCTGCCGCCGGTCGTGCTGGCGCTGCCCTTCCTCGTGCTCTATCGCGAGCTGGCCCTGCTCGACACCACCATCGGCCTGATCCTGCTCTACACGCTGTCGGTGCTGCCGATCGTCATCTGGATCATGCGCGACCAGTTCGACACGATTCCCATCGAGCTCGACGAGGCCGCCCTAGTCGACGGGCTCTCGCTCTGGGGCGCCTTCTGGCACATCATCCTGCCGATCGCCCTGCCCGGCATGGTCGCCGCCTTCATCCTCTCGCTGGTGCTGAGCTGGAACGAATATTTCTTCGCCGCCCTCCTCACCAGCAGCGACGCCAAGACCCTGCCGGTGATGGTGGCGAGCCAGACCGGCTCGCAGGGGATCAACTGGTGGTCGATGGCCGCCCTCTCGACCACGGCGATCGCGCCGCTGGCGCTCATCGGCATCTTCCTGGAACGCTATATCGTCAAGGGCCTGACCGCCGGCTCGGTGAAGTAG